Proteins co-encoded in one Cyprinus carpio isolate SPL01 chromosome B5, ASM1834038v1, whole genome shotgun sequence genomic window:
- the LOC109090758 gene encoding serine/arginine repetitive matrix protein 4, whose protein sequence is MAGALQGEKQLFEKFWQGTFKAVAMPRPESIIVASITARRAVTKLETAVSLAPKDDEEKVKTKDAVAKTHEKNGHVRRRGRKRHSHRRARSVSFDADLSPRPVPKAKKKKKKSQRKRRRHRSPSCSPSPVRKKKKKKSSKKRKRHRSVSRKGRHSGSNPRRKRKKDKKHKKRARSHSHRRHRRRKAEIRNSSCMENRYEDCGKSGLQDGGHSSAVHGGNACRSAIKLTSKISSKCCCHFSESTVSPSRPGVEGLNKMVIVQDSMSNKGKGNADYDSGNDTSSPPSSKTGITKSKVSGNGKFSCQDLTSPEKLRLGDGDNASDSGNSLTSYDSLGKPVLKENTLHSSVFNKLRGEEAGRCSDLEKTQPLGVVSDRNRSPSYDRYQDRARSRSRSISSQSRYSGRYSRSRSLSSGRRSYSRSSSYSLDSRRDSLSSASSHRSLNHSRSTLERFRERKRDCSSCKSRKHSRRRPCSPMRKRRRDSPSHLEARRITSARKRPIPYYRPSPSVSSRSSSLLSWRLFTLSRSRSRSRRSSSSQSQFNFLLCFV, encoded by the exons ATTGGAGACAGCAGTTAGCCTTGCACCTAAAGACGATGAGGAGAAAGTCAAAACGAAAGATGCAGTTGCAAAAACTCATGAGAAAAATGGACACGTGAGGCGCAGAGGACGTAAACGCCACAGCCACCGTCGAGCTCGCAG TGTCTCTTTTGATGCTGATCTTTCCCCTCGGCCGGTGCctaaagcaaagaaaaagaagaagaagtcacagagaaagaggaggagacacag ATCTCCCTCCTGCAGTCCATCACCtgtgaggaagaagaagaaaaagaagagctCAAAGAAAAGGAAGCGACATAG GTCTGTCTCAAGGAAGGGACGACAcag CGGCTCGAATCCCAGACGTAAAAGAAAGAAggataaaaagcataaaaagag GGCAAGGAGCCACTCTCATCGCAGACACCGGCGCCGGAAAGCAGAAATTAGGAATTCTTCCTGCATGGAAAACAG ATATGAAGATTGTGGAAAATCTGGTTTGCAAGACGGTGGCCATTCATCAGCTGTCCATGGAGGCAACGCATGCAGGTCGGCAATCAAGCTGACCAGTAAAATCTCCTCTAAGTGCTGCTGCCACTTTTCTGAAAGCACC GTCTCACCATCACGTCCTGGGGTTGAGGGTTTAAACAAAATGGTGATCGTCCAGGACTCGATGTCCAATAAGGGCAAAGGAAATGCAGATTACGATTCGGGAAATGACACGTCCTCTCCACCGTCAAGTAAAACGGGCATCACAAAGTCAAAGGTGTCCGGAAACGGAAAGTTCTCATGTCAGGATCTGACATCTCCTGAGAAGCTTAGGCTAGGCGACGGGGACAATGCCTCAGATTCAGGCAACTCTTTAACCAGCTATGACTCTCTGGGTAAACCAGTGCTCAAAGAAAACACCCTTCACAGCTCTGTCTTCAACAAGCTCAGAGG TGAAGAAGCGGGCAGGTGCTCTGATTTGGAGAAGACACAGCCCCTGGGTGTCGTCTCTGATAGGAATCGGAGTCCGTCTTATGATAGATATCAGGATCGAGCGAGGTCCCGCAGCAGAAGCATATCATCCCAAAGCAGATACTCAGGGCGCTATTCCAGAAGCCGATCCCTGTCCTCGGGGAGGAG ATCATATTCCCGTTCATCCAGCTATTCACTGGATTCTCGGAGAGACAGTCTGTCTAGTGCGAGCAGTCACCGCAGTTTAAATCACTCACGGAGCACACTAGAGAG GTTTCGAGAGCGGAAAAGAGACTGCAGTTCCTGCAAGAGTAGAAAGCACAGCAGGAGAAGACCTTGCTCTCCAAtgaggaagagaagaagagatTCCCCCAGTCACCTGGAAGCCCGTAGAATTACAAG TGCCAGAAAGAGGCCGATCCCCTACTACCGTCCCAGTCCCTCCGTCAGCAGCCGCTCCTCCAGCCTCTTGTCCTGGCGTCTGTTTACTCTCAGTCGCAGCCGCTCACGGAGTCGCAGGAGTAGTAGCAGTCAGTCGCAGTTTAATTTTCTT TTGTGTTTTGTGTAG
- the LOC109090760 gene encoding heat shock protein beta-8, producing MAEGDYYTMGTRQRIPRDPFGEQSLASRFMDDDFGLPPFHDELSMDWPGWARPRLSTRLDAPWTGQLRTGFPRGFSARYSEGPRRSSAPLTNPDEPWKVCVNVHSFRPEELNVKTKDGFVEVSGKHEEMQDEGGIVTKNFTKKIQIPSDVDPLTVFASLSPEGVLIIEARQTPPYYLYSNEMPAEPMEEPEARPQEPSMASAEVYAARE from the exons ATGGCAGAAGGGGATTACTACACTATGGGCACACGGCAGAGGATTCCAAGGGATCCGTTTGGTGAACAGTCGCTCGCATCTCGATTTATGGACGATGACTTTGGATTGCCACCTTTTCATGACGAGTTATCTATGGACTGGCCCGGCTGGGCACGACCTCGACTGAGCACCCGCCTTGACGCGCCGTGGACGGGCCAGTTGCGCACAGGCTTCCCGCGGGGCTTCAGCGCCAGATACAGCGAGGGTCCGCGCCGATCCAGCGCTCCCCTGACCAACCCAGACGAGCCGTGGAAAGTGTGCGTGAACGTGCACAGCTTCAGACCTGAGGAGCTTAATGTCAAAACTAAAGACGGTTTTGTAGAGGTGTCAG GGAAGCATGAGGAAATGCAAGACGAGGGCGGAATCGTTACCAAAAACTTCACAAAGAAAATTCA AATCCCATCCGATGTGGACCCTCTCACTGTGTTCGCCTCTCTGTCTCCAGAAGGGGTTCTCATCATTGAAGCCCGGCAAACCCCTCCGTACTACCTCTACAGCAACGAAATGCCCGCAGAACCCATGGAAGAACCCGAGGCCAGACCTCAGGAGCCCAGCATGGCTTCAGCCGAAGTCTATGCAGCCAGGGAGTGA
- the LOC109090761 gene encoding heat shock protein 67B1-like, protein MADAIKSQSKPQYCHDVSWNPLSYRWPSVIFNQHYGLPPLLDPQDLSWMEGIFRRLGTSSWPGYLRTSMFTPFAPAPGLRMSKLRREMSGGVSEVVGEMCKWKISLDVNHFAPSEITVKIQDGLLVVAGKHEEREDEHGYIARCFTRKYILPGGVEAESLQSFLSADGTLTVEATSPSIPLPADVNIPIQVEETVGGKQQDEPQTGVEAKAKAESFEGETPEPSVSTEHPEGGQVTEPDQQTVSDVDPSRDPKPQSNSEAAAVTTESGREGVGDPREEDKEAAFQEATEGTERDGEESADKPQAPETPDTITSEQEEQAEVTQPRELEGEEGYTDPAVTEDEQSTFGQTQEVFTPQQVLQKEMDVDKM, encoded by the exons ATGGCGGATGCTATCAAGTCGCAATCCAAGCCTCAATATTGTCATGATGTATCTTGGAATCCCCTGAGCTACAGATGGCCCAGCGTAATCTTTAACCAACATTACGGCCTGCCTCCGTTATTGGACCCTCAAGACCTCAGCTGGATGGAAGGCATCTTCAGAAGGCTGGGGACGTCGTCTTGGCCTGGGTACCTGCGCACATCCATGTTCACTCCCTTTGCTCCAGCCCCAGGACTGCGCATGTCTAAGCTGCGGAGGGAGATGAGTGGAGGGGTGTCAGAAGTGGTTGGTGAGATGTGCAAGTGGAAAATTAGCTTGGATGTCAATCACTTCGCTCCCTCGGAGATCACTGTCAAAATACAGGATGGACTTTTAGTAGTTGCAG GAAAGCATGAGGAAAGAGAAGATGAGCATGGCTACATTGCTAgatgtttcacaagaaaatacaT ACTTCCAGGTGGTGTTGAAGCTGAAAGTCTCCAGTCCTTTCTGTCCGCTGATGGGACTCTTACAGTGGAAGCAACATCACCCAGCATCCCCCTCCCCGCTGATGTCAATATCCCCATCCAG GTGGAGGAAACCGTTGGAGGAAAACAACAAGATGAGCCTCAAACCGGCGTTGAAGCCAAGGCCAAAGCAGAATCATTTGAAGGAGAAACTCCTGAACCCTCTGTCTCAACTGAGCATCCTGAAGGTGGACAGGTTACCGAACCAGACCAGCAGACTGTATCTGATGTAGATCCATCTAGAGACCCAAAACCCCAGTCAAACTCAGAAGCTGCGGCGGTTACCACTGAGTCTGGAAGAGAGGGGGTCGGTGATCCCAGAGAGGAGGACAAAGAAGCTGCTTTTCAAGAGGCAACTGAGGGCACCGAGCGAGATGGAGAGGAGTCCGCAGACAAGCCTCAGGCTCCAGAGACTCCAGACACCATCACCTCCGAGCAAGAAGAGCAGGCAGAGGTCACGCAGCCTCGAGAACTGGAGGGTGAAGAGGGATATACAGACCCTGCTGTGACAGAAGATGAGCAATCAACCTTCGGGCAAACCCAAGAGGTGTTCACCCCTCAGCAGGTGCTCCAAAAGGAGATGGATGTAGACAAAATGTAG